In Ailuropoda melanoleuca isolate Jingjing chromosome 11, ASM200744v2, whole genome shotgun sequence, a genomic segment contains:
- the LOC100463935 gene encoding LOW QUALITY PROTEIN: protein lin-28 homolog A-like (The sequence of the model RefSeq protein was modified relative to this genomic sequence to represent the inferred CDS: inserted 1 base in 1 codon): protein MKSGGGPSHRYCAGEDVAASSPSHPFVSRLLWGPSHPTGGPGQRAQPTTVGSVSNQHFAGGCAKAPEEAPGDAARAAEEPQLLHGAGVCKWFNVRVGFGFLSMTARAGVALDTPPSXPHQSKPHTEGFRSLKEGEAVEFTFKKSAKGLESIRVTGPGGGFCIGSERRPKGKNEQKRRSKGDRCCNCGGLDHHAKERKLPPQPKKCHFCQSISHMVASCPRKAQQAPSSQGKPAYFREEEEEIHSPALLPEAQN, encoded by the exons ATGAAAAGTGGGGGTGGGCCCTCCCACCGCTATTGTGCTGGGGAAGATGTAGCAGCCTCTTCTCCGAGCCACCCCTTTGTCTCCAGACTTCTCTGGGGCCCCAGCCACCCGACCGGGGGCCCGGGGCAGCGGGCTCAGCCGACTACCGTGGGCTCTGTGTCAAACCAGCACTTTGCAGGTGGCTGCGCCAAGGCGCCGGAGGAGGCGCCGGGGGACGCCGCTCGGGCGGCAGAGGAGCCGCAGCTGCTGCACGGTGCCGGCGTCTGTAAGTGGTTCAACGTGCGCGTGGGGTTCGGCTTCCTGTCCATGACCGCCCGCGCCGGGGTCGCGCTTgacacccccccct ccccgcaccaGAGCAAGCCGCACACGGAGGGCTTCCGGAGCCTGAAGGAGGGTGAGGCAGTGGAGTTCACCTTTAAGAAGTCGGCTAAGGGCCTAGAATCTATCAGGGTCACCGGCCCTGGTGGGGGGTTTTGTATTGGGAGTGAGAGGCGGCCCAAAGGGAAGAATGAACAGAAGCGCAGATCAAAAGGAGACAGGTGCTGCAACTGTGGAGGTCTAGACCACCATGCCAAGGAGCGCAAGCTGCCACCCCAGCCCAAGAAGTGCCACTTCTGCCAGAGCATCAGCCATATGGTGGCCTCGTGTCCCCGGAAGGCCCAGCAGGCCCCCAGCTCACAGGGAAAGCCAGCCTACTTtcgggaggaggaagaagagatccatagccctgccctgctcccagaGGCCCAGAATTGA